Proteins encoded within one genomic window of Bacteroides sedimenti:
- a CDS encoding SusC/RagA family TonB-linked outer membrane protein, with protein sequence MKKQLFLLLFFLSAVVGFAQRTVTGVVTSAEDKMPVIGASVMVKGTTQGAMTDLDGKYSIKVSDNSTLVFRYVGLKETEVKVGKQSVINVELQSSSIQLEEIVVTAMGVKSEKKKLNFAVQSLSSDEIIAGQSANFVSSLQGKIAGLQTTSTGGSPNASTQIVIRAISSINPSQSNEPLFIIDGMPMRGGGTSAGDINPNDIESMNVLKGAAASALYGQEAANGVILITTKSGKAGKVVVNANASVQIDNAVRVPKIQQIYTPGSQGFYKELTTGGWGPLVSPDQAIYDNVGNFLGTGFYDKYDVSASGGTDKFTAYASANYSRSNGVVHNDYKNRFGYLLKASYNVSKYLSFSMQANYNESESRGFGNSMGSVYSWPITDDMRNYKTDAGAIRWLFNMNGLTDDEKLGVPMNPNWSRYEDSSKTTSTRNILQGSIDWKPIKNMVLSGKVSYDNSYSTYDAYTTPRFSRNDFNNPSALDTKQYLFGQYVYSPSNGSMMTLQGVGTYKFNLNKDLEVNLLAGAEMKNVKSESANLGGAEFLLPGDFYSMQNISDSSLTTDGSSDYGISLYHTKQNKFGYFGEVRLDYKGIAHISGTARQDMSSTLTQKSYFYPSVTAGVIFSELFHLSNGTFSYGKIRGNWAEVGKEGPLYRFDRSFKQWSSFPDGGFGVDPAVGSSNELFPEMTKSWEIGTDLRFFNDHTRLDLAYYSTTVSNQIVTVRVSPASGMILQTRNEGALENYGIEAQLSQDIIMNKDLKWTAGANFSLNRGRVVSLPDGITEIQGGQYGDIFPTAFLHGSSTAISGKDYKRSPDGKIICNEDGYPIIDPAKGILIGDRSPDFLLGLTSTFQWKDLSVSFLLDTRSGGDVVNVTGRSLFSSGQHKSLEKYRNREIIVDGVVQQADGTYVPNTKPIIFNQTNMNNYYYAVSSNFIEDGSYIRLSYVTVGYDFSRFLKKTAIKGLKATLTGRNLFLLTKYSGSDPQISTGSASGTGSAGIDNFQVPNTRSFNFTLNATF encoded by the coding sequence ATGAAAAAACAGCTATTTCTTCTGTTGTTTTTCCTTTCAGCTGTAGTAGGATTTGCTCAGCGAACAGTGACCGGTGTGGTGACTTCTGCTGAGGATAAGATGCCTGTAATTGGTGCCTCTGTTATGGTAAAAGGAACTACACAGGGAGCAATGACCGATTTAGATGGTAAATATTCAATCAAGGTCTCCGATAATTCAACGTTGGTTTTCAGATACGTAGGACTAAAAGAGACAGAAGTAAAGGTTGGAAAACAGTCTGTAATCAACGTCGAATTGCAGTCTTCTTCAATTCAGCTTGAAGAGATTGTAGTTACTGCAATGGGAGTTAAATCGGAGAAGAAAAAACTAAATTTCGCAGTTCAGAGTTTAAGTTCTGATGAAATTATTGCCGGACAGTCGGCTAACTTTGTCAGCTCGCTGCAAGGTAAGATTGCAGGTTTGCAGACCACTAGCACAGGTGGATCTCCAAATGCATCTACTCAGATTGTTATTCGTGCAATTTCTTCCATCAACCCATCTCAGAGCAATGAACCATTATTCATTATTGATGGTATGCCAATGCGGGGTGGAGGAACTTCAGCTGGCGACATTAACCCGAATGACATTGAAAGCATGAACGTACTTAAAGGAGCTGCTGCTTCTGCGTTGTATGGTCAGGAAGCTGCCAATGGGGTGATTTTGATTACAACCAAAAGCGGAAAAGCCGGCAAAGTGGTAGTAAATGCAAACGCGAGTGTGCAAATTGACAATGCTGTAAGAGTACCTAAAATTCAGCAAATTTATACTCCAGGGTCTCAGGGATTCTATAAGGAACTAACAACTGGTGGATGGGGACCTTTAGTGTCTCCTGATCAGGCCATTTATGATAATGTTGGTAACTTCCTAGGCACTGGTTTTTATGATAAATATGACGTAAGCGCGTCTGGTGGTACAGATAAGTTTACTGCGTATGCCTCTGCGAATTACTCAAGAAGTAATGGTGTAGTTCATAATGATTACAAGAACAGATTTGGTTACCTGCTGAAAGCCAGTTACAATGTATCAAAGTATTTGAGTTTTTCAATGCAGGCTAATTATAATGAGTCTGAATCTCGTGGCTTTGGAAATAGTATGGGGTCGGTTTATTCATGGCCTATTACAGATGACATGAGGAACTATAAGACAGATGCGGGTGCAATCCGCTGGCTATTTAATATGAACGGACTAACAGATGACGAGAAACTTGGAGTTCCGATGAATCCTAATTGGTCAAGATATGAAGATTCAAGTAAAACTACATCAACTCGTAACATTTTGCAGGGAAGCATAGATTGGAAACCGATTAAGAATATGGTGTTGTCTGGAAAAGTAAGCTATGATAATTCGTACTCTACTTACGATGCCTATACTACTCCCAGATTTTCACGTAACGATTTTAATAACCCATCAGCATTAGATACTAAACAATATCTGTTTGGTCAATATGTTTATTCTCCTAGCAACGGATCGATGATGACCTTGCAGGGTGTAGGTACTTATAAGTTTAATTTGAATAAGGACCTCGAAGTGAATCTATTGGCTGGAGCTGAAATGAAGAATGTAAAAAGTGAGAGTGCAAATCTTGGTGGAGCTGAATTCCTTTTGCCAGGCGATTTTTACAGCATGCAAAATATATCTGATAGTAGTTTAACTACTGATGGATCAAGTGATTATGGAATAAGCCTTTATCATACAAAACAAAATAAGTTCGGCTATTTTGGAGAAGTTCGTTTAGACTATAAAGGGATTGCCCATATTAGTGGAACAGCCAGACAAGATATGTCATCTACATTAACTCAAAAGAGTTATTTTTATCCCTCAGTAACTGCCGGGGTTATTTTCTCTGAATTGTTCCATTTATCAAATGGCACTTTCTCATATGGGAAGATTCGCGGAAACTGGGCTGAAGTAGGAAAAGAAGGTCCTCTTTACCGCTTTGATAGGAGCTTTAAGCAATGGAGCAGCTTCCCTGATGGAGGCTTTGGAGTAGATCCTGCAGTTGGTTCTTCCAATGAACTGTTTCCAGAGATGACAAAATCGTGGGAAATCGGTACTGACCTGAGATTCTTTAACGATCATACCCGATTGGATCTTGCTTATTATTCAACAACCGTTTCAAATCAGATTGTGACTGTTCGCGTATCACCTGCCTCTGGTATGATTTTACAGACCCGTAATGAAGGAGCACTTGAAAACTATGGTATTGAAGCTCAGCTTTCACAGGATATTATCATGAATAAAGATCTTAAATGGACAGCTGGTGCAAACTTCTCTTTAAATAGAGGAAGGGTTGTAAGCTTGCCGGATGGAATCACTGAAATTCAAGGTGGTCAGTATGGTGATATTTTCCCAACTGCTTTCTTACATGGATCGTCTACTGCGATTTCAGGTAAAGATTATAAGAGAAGTCCTGATGGAAAGATTATATGTAATGAAGATGGATATCCAATTATTGACCCTGCAAAAGGTATTTTGATCGGTGACCGTTCACCAGACTTCTTGTTAGGTTTAACAAGTACTTTCCAATGGAAAGACTTATCGGTATCATTCCTGTTGGATACAAGATCGGGTGGTGATGTGGTTAATGTAACCGGACGTTCACTATTCTCAAGTGGTCAACATAAATCATTAGAAAAATACAGAAACCGTGAAATCATTGTTGATGGGGTTGTTCAACAAGCAGACGGTACTTATGTTCCAAATACAAAACCAATCATCTTTAATCAAACAAACATGAATAATTACTATTATGCAGTAAGTTCAAACTTTATTGAAGATGGATCATATATACGTCTGAGCTATGTAACAGTGGGTTATGACTTCTCTCGGTTCTTAAAGAAGACAGCCATTAAAGGATTGAAAGCAACACTCACAGGACGTAATCTGTTCTTGTTAACCAAGTATTCTGGTTCAGATCCACAGATTAGTACAGGTTCTGCAAGTGGTACCGGAAGTGCTGGTATTGATAACTTCCAGGTACCGAATACCCGTAGCTTTAACTTTACACTAAACGCAACTTTCTAA
- a CDS encoding SusD/RagB family nutrient-binding outer membrane lipoprotein, producing the protein MRKLKYFALALLLGMGFSSCENMLDDNKNPDKASSVTAEQLLPVVVFYSSQINYDHAEYGAYLSQALTTGGKSQTGSYAYKSGWEFLTMNRHPQWRRHFFDIGTNVNELIKAAEKINSKNFILIARTIRLMSTQLTTDMFGDMPRSEAYKSNSPKYDTQESIYEWMIKESDELIALYNDPAWTDAPTNVKITKQMDRIFSGDLKKWKQFTYALKARILLRKLPNWDNTPATCQQIIDAVDAANTAEWEEPRYNYDSGTGVKSSPWGLSKPIINGWESRDNQLDKAIASKYFCVNILGVFDKPSPSIGQAEDPRLEKMMTKRAGPEGDAAIKYRYLENNIGMGVSYKESNYPDLYAGVYTKDNGYIPLITTEELLLIKAEAEYWKGDKVAARTLAIEAANMNMDRYGVINAKYKSNYFDLKYKDKYFPEGDAFTIKHLMLQKYVCMYLQPEQWTDLRRYNYSNDVNKKTYDGVIVYPGLKRPYNLYEPYWCTEKNPDGTVKEVWIQRINYDPETEEKYNKAELERLGAYKSSDWLKKPMIWAIYSDAHK; encoded by the coding sequence ATGAGAAAATTAAAATATTTTGCACTGGCATTGTTGCTTGGAATGGGTTTCTCGAGCTGTGAAAACATGCTTGATGATAATAAGAATCCAGATAAAGCATCATCAGTAACAGCTGAACAATTGTTACCTGTCGTAGTCTTTTATTCATCTCAGATAAATTACGACCATGCTGAGTATGGTGCTTACCTTTCTCAGGCATTGACAACTGGTGGTAAGAGTCAAACCGGATCTTATGCTTATAAGAGCGGATGGGAATTCCTGACAATGAATAGACATCCCCAATGGAGAAGACATTTCTTTGATATAGGGACAAACGTTAATGAGCTGATTAAAGCAGCAGAAAAGATCAACTCTAAAAACTTTATATTAATTGCCCGTACAATCCGTTTGATGTCTACTCAGCTAACAACTGATATGTTTGGTGATATGCCTCGTTCTGAAGCTTATAAATCAAACTCCCCTAAATATGACACCCAGGAAAGTATTTACGAATGGATGATTAAGGAATCTGATGAATTGATTGCTTTGTACAATGATCCTGCTTGGACAGATGCACCTACAAATGTTAAGATCACGAAACAAATGGACCGTATTTTCTCAGGTGATTTAAAGAAGTGGAAGCAATTTACCTATGCTTTAAAAGCACGTATTCTGTTGCGTAAACTTCCAAATTGGGACAATACTCCGGCTACCTGCCAGCAGATTATCGATGCTGTGGACGCTGCTAATACTGCTGAATGGGAAGAACCAAGATATAATTATGATAGCGGAACAGGTGTGAAGAGCTCTCCTTGGGGATTATCCAAACCTATCATTAATGGTTGGGAAAGTCGTGATAATCAATTGGATAAGGCAATAGCTTCAAAGTACTTTTGTGTAAATATTTTAGGCGTTTTTGATAAGCCAAGCCCATCAATCGGACAAGCAGAAGACCCTCGTCTCGAGAAAATGATGACTAAAAGAGCGGGCCCTGAAGGAGATGCTGCAATCAAATACCGCTATTTGGAAAATAATATTGGAATGGGAGTTTCTTACAAAGAATCGAACTATCCTGATTTATATGCTGGTGTGTATACAAAGGATAATGGATATATTCCATTGATAACAACCGAAGAACTGTTGTTAATAAAAGCAGAGGCAGAATACTGGAAAGGAGATAAAGTTGCTGCCAGAACATTAGCTATTGAAGCTGCTAATATGAATATGGACCGTTATGGTGTTATAAACGCTAAATACAAAAGCAACTATTTTGATCTGAAATATAAAGACAAATATTTCCCAGAAGGTGATGCGTTTACCATTAAGCATCTAATGCTTCAGAAATACGTTTGTATGTATTTGCAGCCAGAACAATGGACAGATTTAAGAAGATACAATTACAGCAATGATGTAAACAAGAAAACCTATGATGGAGTCATTGTTTATCCGGGATTGAAACGTCCTTATAACTTGTACGAACCTTATTGGTGCACTGAAAAGAATCCTGATGGAACTGTTAAGGAGGTTTGGATACAGCGGATTAACTATGACCCTGAAACTGAGGAAAAATACAATAAAGCTGAATTGGAAAGGCTTGGTGCTTATAAAAGTAGCGATTGGCTAAAGAAACCTATGATTTGGGCTATTTATTCTGATGCACATAAATAA
- a CDS encoding PKD domain-containing protein translates to MKFTKYLFAVLLLTLSLTGCVENNPFYENFPGDKVAFTYNVDGNYKIDYLVGSTIQFTNISEAKGACTWDFGDGSGVSTENDPKHIFEVAGTYEVKLTVEGEGTVTKKILISDIFPTITIDPIEGGLCEVNSVPVHFSVYLPNPQNLPVDFTWVLPEGTIDATGKEITQFEGSDPGQLRFKNVGSQKIVLKTKLGGRSLEEGVVNVQVGYNQPAKTIYYAVKGGNLMAMKLIPNLPQGMKNKPFNLGIKSGQHPMNLLFSDSCLYVLDAGKQFTYINDADGVLGDGAISVVAYNGSKIETLLTNTKQAFNDPFYGYIDGNDLYFSDRNTGITRVPKTSRNMSLDRNDSRFSYYVQNDRLKYYNVGYQYGAMNACMTKLKDGTWWWSKTYNGVGIYRFKESDISASAISTGEANKPYPVLASGLYIKSFVVDETRGMVYYAIREKGIYKASIADFQDPFKITPANPGTLIQALISDSEGSTGEYVDVCQMVLDPEDGSVYFGYRKDPTSTVASGLKRYNPAANKIESIIDNVEIYGVAINHTKAKLF, encoded by the coding sequence ATGAAATTTACTAAATATTTATTTGCAGTTCTACTGCTTACCTTATCACTGACGGGATGTGTAGAGAACAACCCGTTCTATGAAAACTTTCCTGGTGATAAGGTTGCATTCACTTACAATGTGGATGGCAATTATAAGATTGATTATCTGGTTGGTTCAACCATCCAGTTTACAAATATCTCAGAGGCAAAAGGCGCTTGTACTTGGGATTTCGGTGATGGATCCGGAGTGTCAACAGAAAATGATCCAAAGCATATCTTTGAGGTTGCAGGAACTTATGAAGTGAAACTGACAGTTGAAGGTGAAGGTACTGTTACTAAGAAGATTCTGATTAGTGACATTTTCCCAACGATTACGATTGATCCTATAGAAGGTGGACTCTGTGAGGTAAATTCTGTACCAGTTCATTTCTCCGTTTATTTACCCAACCCGCAGAATTTACCTGTTGACTTTACCTGGGTTTTACCGGAAGGTACTATTGATGCTACTGGCAAAGAAATTACTCAATTTGAGGGATCAGATCCTGGTCAATTGAGATTTAAGAATGTTGGTTCACAAAAAATTGTTTTAAAGACTAAATTAGGAGGTCGTTCTCTCGAAGAAGGGGTCGTTAATGTTCAGGTTGGTTACAATCAGCCGGCTAAAACTATCTATTACGCAGTGAAAGGTGGAAATCTGATGGCTATGAAACTGATCCCTAATTTACCTCAAGGAATGAAAAACAAACCATTCAATTTAGGAATTAAATCAGGACAACACCCGATGAATCTATTATTCAGTGATTCATGTCTGTATGTCCTTGATGCAGGTAAACAGTTTACTTATATCAATGACGCTGATGGTGTATTAGGCGATGGTGCAATATCTGTTGTGGCATACAATGGAAGTAAGATTGAAACCCTGCTTACAAATACTAAACAAGCTTTCAACGACCCATTCTATGGATACATTGATGGAAATGACCTTTATTTCTCCGATCGTAATACTGGTATAACTAGGGTTCCAAAAACATCAAGAAATATGTCATTGGATCGTAATGATTCACGTTTCTCATATTATGTTCAGAACGATCGATTGAAATATTATAATGTTGGATACCAATACGGTGCGATGAATGCTTGTATGACTAAATTGAAAGATGGAACATGGTGGTGGTCTAAAACTTATAACGGGGTAGGTATATACCGTTTCAAGGAAAGTGATATCTCTGCTAGTGCAATCTCTACCGGTGAAGCGAACAAACCTTATCCTGTATTAGCTTCCGGGCTTTACATAAAATCATTTGTAGTTGACGAAACTAGAGGAATGGTGTATTATGCTATTCGTGAAAAAGGTATCTATAAAGCATCAATTGCTGATTTCCAAGATCCATTTAAAATTACTCCTGCTAATCCCGGAACTCTAATTCAGGCCTTGATTTCTGATAGCGAAGGTTCAACCGGTGAGTATGTGGATGTATGTCAGATGGTTCTTGACCCAGAGGATGGTTCTGTTTATTTCGGTTATCGTAAAGATCCTACTTCAACTGTGGCTTCAGGTTTGAAACGATATAATCCGGCAGCGAATAAAATTGAATCTATTATCGACAATGTTGAAATATACGGTGTTGCAATCAATCACACCAAAGCAAAATTATTCTAA